ATAAACTGCGCGGTGTATTGATTAATTTATATCAGGTCTAACAGACGACAACACATACTCAGAAAAACGTATGTGAGGAttttataaaaatgctaatatattttttttcatttatttattagcAGCATCTTCTGTTAAAAGTggatttttacattttatcgaaaacaaggaaaacaaaacaataGCAGTTGTATTCATGTTTCATGACGTTTTGGAACTATGGATTGAATGCAGAAATCCACGAATATATACCCATCTTAAGTAGCACTAAAATCTTTTAGGTATGCTGATATTTTGTCATAAATATGATCGCTCTTCTGTTATCAATTTCGTTCTTTCAAAGCAGAACGTTTgcaaaaattagaaaatgaccCGTTTtgcttcatatatatttgtttgatgaAGGACAATGTGGCATGCTTTTATTGGTGGTGTCCTAAATTGTGCAATACGGTTTCATGATTTTCACCTTGGGGCCAATTGTGGGTTGATGAACGTCGCTTTTCTTTAACAAAACCTGATTACCAGAATCCCTCTTATATTTTATGAGGTAGCCAAATTGTCTTTTCGGAGTTGATTAGAGTTTTCCTTTAGATGcacaaaatgttttgaaatttttaatttcacctGGGGGCCAAAATGGGGGTCGACAAACAGCGTCCCCCCAATTTGCAGAACCTCTACAATTTATGGAGCAGTTACATGGTGTTTTGGAAGAGGGTTGGTGGGGTTCTGAAGCTTTACAAAACgctttcagaattttcattgtCATCCTAGCGGCATAGGGGAGCTGAAAAACGATGTTAAACGAAATAAACGAAAACTCTGATTACCCTCGTCATGTAGATGTGCAAGAAGTTCCAATTTCACCCTGGTGCCAAAATGAGTGCCaaaaattgttgttgttttttcttctgAAAACGAAAACCCCATAATTTCCGGAACTCTTCCTACAATAGATGCAGTACCAACTTATCTTTTGTAGAATGATTGCTAGTCTCCTGTCGATGTGCAGTGCgttttgagaattttcattttcatactgGTGGCTGTATGAGGTGTGGTCAAAAACGATGgtttaaaaaacccaaacaaaacaacaaaaatcccTGGTTCCAGAACTCCTCATGCATATTACGCTATAGCCAGATCATTTTTTGGAAAGTTAATAACCggtttcataatttttataattactTAGGAGCCAATTGGGGGTTAAAACGATGTTATTCTATAGGAAAACCTGGTTCcaagaactcctcttacattttatacagtagcaaaatcatcttttggggATAATTTATGGTTTCCTTTATATGTGAAATAAGTTTTcggtatttttcattttcaccgTGAGGGGCAAAtcggtgtaaaaaaaaaaaaaaaaaaaccaacaaaagcGATGAACAAAACACTGGTGCTCCGTGCACTGTGTCATATGTAACAAgaacatattttctttgaagaTTGGAATCTTAGCTGTTTCAAACATATCTGAACAACCAAAAATGATAGGGGTTGAGATGACCTTGGGACATTTGCCCTTCAGAATACTCCATGTATCTTGATAACTGATTCAATATACAAGGGCTTCGTCTGCGTataataagtttttaaatcaaggcaggctactgacaaacaagatgatgttacagggataattcagcagtctcgtttaaagtaagtatTTCCCAAATCATATGATATCTTTAATGTTCTAGTTTGTCCATACAACTTATcgttaggtcaaatgctgtctgacgtgtttcttgCTGATTGTGGGGCCATTcttggcatattgattttgactatggaatattccgtttacctgatcgagatatatgGCCCATGACGAGCGTGTCCGGTCGATatggtatgcttactcctcctaagcacctgatccaaTCTTTGATATAGcagttcgtgtttgcccaacgctcgagctctattttgcattctttatttgatattgatcattgttctttTTTGTCGCtttccatacaaatattcatAAGTAGTGTTCAAATCATGCTTCCTgatggtaggatggggccacaaaaggggattGAAGTTTTTTAAGGGAATGTGTAAATAACCATGTTTAGCAAATTTCTTCTTTAAACAATAAGACCATGGTTACTCATATTACAATGTAGCATGCAGGCAAtgcaaattaaagtttgtttaattTAGGACCCCCagatgtaataataataataattggttttatatagcgcctattccagcgtatgctgctcaaagtgctttacaataatcaatgtacattattaccccgacagaccttatatcaatctagaactttctcagcctcctaggaagcatacagtgcaagctgccattacaagcgctaaaGCACTACcgtaacattctaacaatatctttcactgtcatagccaggtaccccttttacacttgggtggagtgaggaaattcatgtaaagtgcctttcccaatgacacaacgtcagccctgccgcggccaggactcgaaacCACggcctttcggtcgagagtctaacggcctaaccactaggccactgACGACTAGGGCGGGGCCAGAATTGGAGATGAAAGTCTGATAtggaaatatacaggaaatGAACTAAATTAAGAAACAAACATTAccatacttctcattaccagttcgttagagttatcgcgcattgatgactcttgtgcgtcatagGTAAGAAAATACACAAGTATCCCGAACAAGTGCGAGAATACTGGGACATAATGAAACGTTCATAGCACCCCCTCCCCTTTatttaagagttaaaatacatggtgtattcTTAAATAAGATAACCATTgatcaaactgcatttttcaaatatccTACCACTATTTTattaaagatgttacatgtttttttacTCCACCACACCTAATTTTAAACATTCCAAATAACGATGTTCTCTCTCCtaaatccatcaatattttgtaattttcaaaatagcttagatgcagtttggaaacgcattagtTGTGTTAATCAGTGTTATAAACATCTAAAAATGCAGTTTGTCATATATATGCCTGATACCCTCCGCCGTTGCCaaaatttgaacacttttaaaaaacatgtaaaaacacatctttttagactCGCATATTATTAGaattataggtggttaaatctttatggatttttttaccatcattttaacatgaccttttcaagtgtataattgtgtatatttatttcaacaattgtttttatatcatttgattgtacggcgtggaacCATTTTCATGcacatcatgttttagattttagtaattttacttcacattattgatgtttttctagcattgttttgatattatctgtcttaatgttattataatttccttttactacttttataacatgctgtatcatttttattgtgtacaGCTCTTTGGAGTGGTTATTTCTAGTCCTATAGGAcgttatgtaaataaatattataattattattattattatataactTGTTCTGAAATATGGAAATTGAGGGTGGGGGTTTACGATTACGATTACAAAGGCCATGCCATATGAAgctgtcctaattgtatgataaaataaaatgtcttcatagtctgacagaataacttttaaaacatattaatcccATTAATTGCAAGAACagttcttgtgttggatgttcatataggtttttccctttacagttcttcttgcgattgatgctttatatcggtcagatcTGGCAAATTTAGTACTTTCgctccctcacatagtttaataatttcatctgttttcttgtaagaataatcaaactttaaTTATTCCTAAATCGGATAAAGTAAAGCATCTTATTTTACCCTGTCTGTTTGCCTGCTAGCCTGAATCATGGACCATGCTCAAAACTTTTGAATGACGAGTAATAGGACTCTTATATTTCacatttgtattccttgtgacaaaaccaaGGGTTTTAACCTTGTGAACTTGATGTATGTCATACTTGTAAGAAATCATAAAGCATTAAAtgtctcctgaactatttacaTTAGTGAATttatataatttcatatttgtattatgtatacagattctttatggcacgacctttcatttgatactaTATGGTTTGAACTTGTGTCCTTGACCTTGGCGTTCGACCTGTGGTTAAGAAAACTTAACCTATCAAACACTCTCGAACTATTTGGGATAGGCTTTTCACATAGTGTATATAAATGTCTTTTAGATTTGTTATAGCAAgaccttttatttcatttcatcatCTATGAACTTGTGCCTTGACCTTGACATCAAGATCACTTTAGTTATATCGATGTTACGGCTTCTCCATTTTGTGTAAGTTCAAATTTATTCATGCTATGGTCCTTTGAAGCAAGGTTGGCGTCACAATATTGGGTAAAacttttcatgggaataaagatgaCAAAACACTTTTTTTGAATATCACATTACCTGATTAACAGCAGAGTAAAGGTGATTCAGGTAAGCGATGTCGCCCATGGTTCTGTTGTTTATGTCAAGGTAGTTAGAAATTAAACAGGATGAACATATTGCATATTAGAATCAGAGTGAGAGGTGACTTTCACCGTAAGTCAGTAATTGGAACGTTTAATCTGTGGTCATTAGGCCGTGAGTTCAAACCATGTCGGGACTGCGCCAAACCTACGTTGAAGCAGAAAGGTAGTGACTGCTCTTTCGCCAAGTTCTTAGAATTAAAACTCTTtagatttgatttaaaaaacGGAGGTCATTATCATGTTAGCGAATACACTGCACTACGGTGTTGGGTGTCAAACACGCATGTACATGCGAGTCTtgatttgtggcacttcatctGTAGTCAGGTAATGcttcaatacatgtaaatattcttGAAGGAATGTAAAACAGAAAAAGAAACAACGTTTCGATTCCTAAAATGCACGAGGGGGAATGTCTTCATTTGATGTCATTCTGTCTAAGCATCGCTATTTACTATTTACACTTACAAATGTTGTGCTTGTGGATCACTGGTTGAAAAACATTAGATGAATGCTGAAAATCATCTTCACTTAATAACCTAAATATTTTCTGAAGTGTTGTGTTTTACAAAAATGGCTATTTAGATATCATTATTCTTTGAATGCATACATCACAAATCTCAAATGTTTTCATTGAACATTGCATGAATAAAAAAATGGATACCGTCAATAGAGTCTTGAAACATCTAAATTTCGGCGGAGCGTTTAATTCACATCGTTCAAGCTTTACAAAAGGTGTCCGATGTATGCTAGAGCTCGACCCAGTCTCTGTCATTTATCGGCAAACTTCATATAAAAGCGTTTTCTCGGTATAGCTTATGAAACAATTCGTCATGATCAGATGTAGATGTTTGAAATAGCATTTGTATACTAAGTCAGAATCTACTCGTGTTCCTATAAAGCATGTGGTACATGTGTAACATTGTATGGTGTGTTACTTGTCCCTTCCCACAATACAAACATGACGTGTGAATTAACGAGTGAAAAAATACGATCATTAATTGTGAAACACATTGATAATAGGTAAATAACATCTTGTTAATGACATACCGATCCGTGGTTTTACTAAAgttgaatttttaaaactcACACCAGCGTACCTAACCCAAGAACACACATCAACTTTTATTATTACAAGATTACCATGACCAAGTATTTAGAACAAGTTATTTTCATTGCAGTTAATTTCATATCGCATTGTAGATCTCCTATTTCATTTGCATTTTCAAATCATAAAAGCCGAAAGAGCACAACAtgataaaaataatgatattatattgaatttgaataaatattaGCTAGTAATTTTAGTTCATCCTCCCTCAAATGAATTACAAGACATTGTATGTTTTGTTATCCTTCATACTGAAGAATTGGACAAATTTCATGATACGAAGTACCTAGCTTTTCTATCGATACCAAAGTAAACAACGGCTTGACGTAGGTGAAAGTAAACATTGACCGGATTCTAATACGTTTTCccaaatgattttttgaaactGTTTTATGCAACATCCTACTTTGTGGGTGAATTTGTGACgtttatacttttaaaaaaagtttcaaaGACTGCTTTTACAAGCGTTATTATGTTAATTACACACACCCCTGTTTTTCTTAATGTATTTAAGCCGATGTTTAAAGAGTTTATATTTAACGTTCGTTACTTGAGAGAAAAACGAACTCGAGCATTTGTTTGCAGAAAAGATTGAAAAAGTAAGTAatgtaattgaaattatatGAACAAAAACAGTGTTAATTGTCTGATGTTAAACAGCACAGAGTGTGTTTCTTAATTAATTACTGTCATTCAACTAAAGTTTGAAATGGCTGTATCCAAACTAAGTATGATCTAAAGAAAGAAATATAGTTTACATTATATCTTTAGCAATACgcaatatcatattttaaaatatatatatttctaaacattatCAACTCtacatttgataaaataaattgtatgaaaggtgaagatatcgaacagtgatcaacgtAAAAGTCGTACAGTACCAattgtgatgcaccagatgcgaatttcgacaaataatgtctcttcagtgatgctcaagccgaaattttgtaaatttgaaatgacaaaaaacttgtaaaagctaaaaggaaaactagagtgacAGAAAACAAATGTAACCAAATTCGTCCAAAAATCTCATGAATCCCATaggcaatacaaattagatagttgggcaaacacggacccctggacacatcagaggtgggatcaagtgcctaggaggagtaagcaccacTGTCGAcatgtcacacccgccgtgaacctcatatcatgatcaggtaaacggatttatccgtagtcaaaatcagtgtgtcaagaacggtctaagaATCAGTATAAAACACGGCAGACAACAGTAAGCCCAATGATAGGTTCTATTGGCACACTAGATaattataacgacaatagaatttgtgaaatgctggtattaaactgttgaaactcctgtaccatcaacttgtttgtcagtagctttcttcgatttaaaactgaccataagcagaacaagttcttgcgtatcgaatcagttgggagataTAACACCATAATTATGCAggatataatatatacatatgaatattcccgttttcaatttttgttgaagaagcaacctATTTACACAATCTCTGgaatatgtagtcgcacagtaagtttctTCTTCGTAATTATTAATAGTTTTGTGAGGAGCAACGATAGggacttggtagagcacttacagGATAAAGCGatttatctttgtttgtaaggtttgttatgtagtttaggaatcaaGTATAGGTACGATAACTCCTATTCATTCGACCAACCGACTGGGATACCAAATGTgcttaaaactgaagcatggcgTTGAAGAATTATGTGTATCATGTCATTTTAAATGGATGAAAAAATAactgttttctttcaaattaaCAATTGTGGACagtattatatttttttttcagattttaaaacaatgaGGGCCTTGACACTTGCACTTTTTACACTGATGTGTGTGTACGTATCAGCTCAGTGGAAAAACAATTGGGACAGGCCGCTAAACTTTCAGTGCCCGTCCACAAATAGTGCTATCTCTCACGTCGTATCCATGCATAATAACAAAAAGGAGGACAGGCGATTTAATTTCAACTGTAGACCTGTTCAGGCAGTCTCTGGACCCATTTCTTGCAAATTATCAGGTATTTTACTTCAAATTTGCAACACGGTTACATTGATACATTATATATTACTTTCCATAAAACACTGAAGTAAGTAAGTGACAATAACGCCTTTTTATTCATGAATAAATGTACACTTTGTATGAAAAAAGaactattcatttcaaaatatcttcctTGATGTATAGAATGAATTGTTTTAATCACATCTACAGGTTATGTGAATAGCTACGATCAGCCAGTCCTTTATACGTGTCCAAATGGGGGTTATCTGAATGGTGTCTCTAGTGTACACAACAACAAGAAGGAAGACAGAATGTTTAGATTTAGATGCTGTACTCCAAAACCAGGTAACCGTTAACGCACAAATCCAATACTACATAAATCATAATTGTGTAAAAAGAGATAAAGAGGGAATCTACATAGAAAACTGTAGAAATACATGcagatgataataataatgatgatgatgataataatgaaCAACTATTT
Above is a genomic segment from Ostrea edulis chromosome 3, xbOstEdul1.1, whole genome shotgun sequence containing:
- the LOC125673349 gene encoding hemagglutinin/amebocyte aggregation factor-like isoform X3, with the protein product MRALTLALFTLMCVYVSAQWKNNWDRPLNFQCPSTNSAISHVVSMHNNKKEDRRFNFNCRPVQAVSGPISCKLSGYVNSYDQPVLYTCPNGGYLNGVSSVHNNKKEDRMFRFRCCTPKPGYHHKNCKWTGWVNNWDETFSYFVPRNYVIRGINSIHNNKKEDRRFKFEICQITNH
- the LOC125673349 gene encoding hemagglutinin/amebocyte aggregation factor-like isoform X1 codes for the protein MRALTLALFTLMCVYVSAQWKNNWDRPLNFQCPSTNSAISHVVSMHNNKKEDRRFNFNCRPVQAVSGPISCKLSGYVNSYDQPVLYTCPNGGYLNGVSSVHNNKKEDRMFRFRCCTPKPGYHHKNCKWTGWVNNWDETFSYFVPRNYVIRGINSIHNNKKEISKLRVGEIRTSEYTRDGIWCPGEVSIPCGPLIIVMNPIS
- the LOC125673349 gene encoding hemagglutinin/amebocyte aggregation factor-like isoform X2 codes for the protein MRALTLALFTLMCVYVSAQWKNNWDRPLNFQCPSTNSAISHVVSMHNNKKEDRRFNFNCRPVQAVSGPISCKLSGYVNSYDQPVLYTCPNGGYLNGVSSVHNNKKEDRMFRFRCCTPKPGYHHKNCKWTGWVNNWDETFSYFVPRNYVIRGINSIHNNKKEVGEIRTSEYTRDGIWCPGEVSIPCGPLIIVMNPIS